The stretch of DNA TTTGGATAaaaccttttatatttttggatgAAACCTTCATTATCAATGAGATCAGACTTTAAAAAGCATCGCACAGTAAAGAATATaattacaaacatatttttgactTAATGATTAATCATAAATGgtctcaattattaaaaaaaatcaatttgtttaaaacagtggttttcttaaaaaaaatatatagttgatTTAAAACATGACTTAAATCAAaagatttaattcatttcaactTTGTATcccaaaaataaaagtgaattttgaGTTTAGTAGGGTTCcaatatttgttagtttttatcATGTAACAAAAGCGGCAGCAgcaaaaatttgccaaaaatatttgacagtgaaaaaaaatggacaaGGGAAACAAAGTTGTTCTaagaattaattcaaattttaaataaaaatatattttctttttatttttacatgaatttttcaatctaaagtaaaaacaaatgaataaaaaacaaatatacctTAGAATGCAATGAAGCAGTGTTGGATCTCTTATAAAAGCATTTGGAAACTcctaatggagaaaaaaaacgtatttggTGCATTTTTGAaagagtataaataaataaaattaataatacacaATACTTATTTGAAACATAATCTTAAACTATAAACATGATTTAATGAGGAACTCAATagttttcaagtaatttttattaacgcaTTCATAAAACCAactagaaaattatgaaaaaattactgttcataaacatttttatatttaaaaacgagtaaataaaaaaaatttatgaataatcgGAAAATATTTGCATGTCAAAATCCAAAGTCATAATATTCTGAGAAAATAATTGAACTCTCATAATTGTacttagataaatatttttttaataaaaattaattacgacaaagtatttttattagaagaaaagaaatataaaaaaagttataattaaagttatataaaagttaaaaaagtttacacAATAAACTGTTATATATAAAAGCTTGTCACAAGCAGCCATCAAAAATgtacttgaaaattaatttttttccataaattatttttatgtaccacagataaaaagcaatttttgaatCATGGGAAACAATTTGAACATAGGAAACAATTTGAACGTaggaaacattttgaaacaattataacAGATTCATAGGAGtgcaaaaaatggtaaaaaaacaaacaggaaattaaaattttcatctgcTTCAAActgttaatcaaaaaaataaaaaaatttaataattagtttgaaattaatgtaatggtctcacttataattatttttattcgtttttcaatttttaatttttcccccagtttatttgttcaaatttaaaattacatttcattgcAAATACTGAACctataataataaacaagactttaaaaacaaaattgttgcaATCCAATAATGAGAGAAAGGTTACAAGCAGATCAGTAAATGAAGAAtgcagttggaaaaaaaatttgttttgttatgtttattttcttagtaattttatttaagacagTTCAGGGATTAAATTGAAAACCCTATAAGCCACTTTTGGGTAGAAGTGAATTCTACAAATAGGTGAATTGGTTCTAAGTGAATACTACAAATTTATCTTTCTTACCTcgtcttttaaacttttagaaacTTCCATACCATTCCAGTGGactgtaattataatttctttgtgCTGTATTTCTGAGTCCCCATGGACAACAAAACAACTTTGGGAAGAAGGAAGGActccttcaatttttaaattattacaacaaTCTCATTGATAAGTAAAGTTTGAAACAGTTTTAAGTCAAACttgaaggtgaaaaaaaaatttgttctcatATCCACGAACAATTATCCGAGTTCTTTGTTTCaatgtattacattttatagaattgtgttctagaaagaaaaaatgattcaaagtgttaaagaaaaagaaaagatttattttaaaacatttaacattaagttacaattctttattattagatggaagggggggggaatgtaattttttctaaataataataatagtctGTATAttaggatatattttaaataagcacttaacttattgaaaaatttaactcatgtttgtttttaacaatattttatcatttttcatacaacagaaaatgaattaaattatcttcatcataatgtaaacttagtttttaaaatgtacacaAGATCACTATGAAGCATCTTTCAAGAAAAGTCAACAATCcatagaaaaatgaatttccttgttaaaaaaaaaaggcctcAATGCAggaatgagattttaaaaaaaaaaaatttacaaataacacagaaatttaatttttttaaaaaaaaatatgatcttaGTTCCCACTCCTAAAAATTTCCttgtttgataattaaataattgaataaagaaGTCTCACCTCAATAAGTATAATTCTTTTACCGTttgaatataagaaatatttcgaaGATTGTAAGAGAAATCGACTGAAGGACTGTGCTTGAGTTTCCCTGGTGGCTATCTGATCTCCAAAGCAGAACAAGCCTagcagacattttaaaaatatttaacatttatacaaatagaaaatatcatttaatttttggaagGTATAGAAGATGTTAGAGAAGTCATATACaggcaaatataaataatttttatgtaaaaatcctagtttgaataaataaataatggacaATTACAAcatctcttttctttattttcaatcctAGCTTACTGAAAATTCTCtcctgaacaaaaaaaatctaatagtttttttccttaaatgtttatttatttaattattaaacatttaaattgcaattctCAATATTATTCTTTGAGTAAATAGGAATTTCTCCatggagaaattatttttatttttaaatttataatttttaattccttctcCTGCTAtatagtattttcaaaatatggtaaCTGTTAATTTGTCTTCTAATTTCTGCAAATCTGCTTGTCAGAGCTTGCAAAGAAGAATTCTAAAATcctaaaattaatgcattatacATTTCTaaggaaaaactatttattgaaacaggtgaagaaaaaaatctcaggTTAAGCATCCAGTAACCCCAAAAACAAATCAACACTTTCTAGAATCTATGTgcttatacttaaattttaatttaatttagcaacATAATTTCAGCAAATAGCTTTAAACTAGACATTTTCGTTTCACTAAtgctaaagaattaaaaataacttatgcaaaatgaaaagaaattctaatgcacattttttagttatttattaaatgattatagAGACAGTAATGTTGATATCttgtttgaacatttttaattctgcaaaaaaaaattttttatctgtatttataaaatttaattcctgtttttgtaatgtggaactaaataaatacacatGTTTGATTTCAATACTCTTCTggattaatgcaattaaaataaaattaataaattatactataatatattagttttgtatttttttctttttacttattttattcatttatttattattattatctttatattttgaaagaatgaattaaaatttttactgggCTCACAAGTTTTATCAAAGTCTACTGCTATGCTGAAGATAATTTCCTGCATTAAATTCAagctagaataaataaataaaatcaataacttaagcttttctacattttttaaatctaaaactattctatataaaaaaaaatagattcaacatttctttaacttaacatgaaaataaatcttcaaaattaaattgaaatatactttaaaattaagtttaagatggctaaaaaaattaaagaacaaatttattttgcacttaTAATGCATCATTTTAATCAGTAATATTAGGCATCCATAACTCATtacaaaaacctttttattgaactaaaaattcttaaacattCAGAACTCGAAAATCTCGCCAACtattaagaaatgtttcaatgggtaccattgaaattaaaaaatattataaaaatacgttAGATTAAGCTCACATTTTCAGTATGCCACATTAGgggacaatttattttatatatctttgtTCACACATAGTTATTTCCCATCTAAAATAGTTGGAtttcattatgaaaatttaaacgaaGGCAAGACATAATGGCCTTCACAACATAACGATTGTAAACGAATGGCAGACAGGAACAGATGACgtcaatttctgaaaaatcatGGACTCCCCATTTCAGAAAGTGAgcgttttttgtttaaaaataacttaatgatTAGCAAtcttagaaaagtaataaaatgctttctGGAAGTTATGAGGGATTTAGAatggattaatattttttttaaaaatagattttaatttaccattctacaagttttatttcttcaaattagaAATAGTTATTATACTCTTATATCAATGTCTGCAACCTGCttaccattttaaatatctagcaaattcaaaaatagCCTTAATGTTATAACACTTCATGGGGTTGTTGagcttgaataaaaattataatttgttggatttgtttttaataattgtatgataatattaaccaaattattcaaaagttttggttcatattgttattgaaaaatatttataaattgtactGCATCTTaaattggtaaatttaaaacaaataagtacaaaattgatttcaatcaaataaatctgatttcttttttaccttttaatcatgatttttatcattcatcttttcatttatttttttattttaaaatgtattttgacagaggctttttaaaataaagaaggcAAGTCAAACATAAGTATCacaggaaaaattttataccttatattttaacaatttcacgtataataaatattttgtaaataaaatttaagagaggaaaaaaaaattaccatcatATGTGTTTTTGGCATTTTCTTGATGCTTATTTGACCAAGTGAATAACTCAATATCAAGAGATTTAGATAAAGCTTTGACCGTTGCAGTCTTTCCTACACCTGGTGGGCCACTCAAAATAAGGAAACACTcctatattaaacaaaaatgtacattaatttttcaacaatgtgTTACAATACAAAATTCAGTAAACGCCAATTAGAATCAGCTTGATTACTActcaaatcataatttaaatcgtttggatatttatttttaaaaaaatcacacatttaaattttaaaaaataatccttttagCATGTATCATTTCTgagtaacatttaataaaacttttttttacattaaacaaaattcGGTCATATACTCAAATATCTGTTTCTGTAGCATCATAAGTGCTCTTTACATTTGTCATTATTATCATACTATTGCCAGAACTGCTCCTCACAAAAACTAAATAGATAACATGtaacttttttactaaataacaaCCAATTGAGAGGACCTACATTTCCTAGTTTATTTGATTTATCATCATTTctgatgcaaaaaataaagtgaatgtTAAAAGAAGAAAGCTTTTGATTAAGCTAAGAAGATAATTCAATCACTTTCATaacattaattatgaaatcCTTAGTTAGGGCagattcttcttttttctttttgaggaAGCTATTTTAACTCAAATGGGGGATATTTCCATATTGTGATCTGTCGTGctaactataataaataaggtgccaaatagattttaaacttgaaatttaaaaaaaaaaaaacatgtagatatTTGTCCGGGAATGgttacgagttatacctttcaagTTAGTCCCTTtctgcaatgttttttttagcttCTCGCTGGCCTCTGCCCAGAAATTGCCAAGACTAAGAGAagtttaaatttccatttttttttcctagtagCAACAGATGATAAAGCAATTGCTTACTTATGCCTCTGTgagatgtttatttataatttactgtGCATGGCGTAGTACactccaaaatttaaaataatttggagCAGAATGAAAAAACCagaacatatatttaaataactggaaatttttaacatcttctaataaTGTAAgtccaaaataaaacaaacttatttacACAGGGGACTTGAATTAATCAAcaacaaaacaacaaaatagtAGGTCCTTCTTCTTCAGGGTGTGTagtaaaatctttcaacaaaaaatcagtaccttttaaacactcaaaaaatatttttaagcactatatacattaacaaaatgcaaaataattttaaaagactttacACGATCATgctaaaataactagtttctgacaaagaactattttcttgattatattagccattataaaatgatcaagagatttttcaatttgatatgagggtggaaaatgaagcatgaaacagagaaaaacttgcaaaatgcagcagagttgcacatgaaaGTGCAATAATCTTACCAAACTCAGCTCAGTAGACACATATGCGGACTCGAAAGTacttcatcaaacatgtaaaataattgtcACGCTATGGACCGAAAGCACAccaaaatagattgtggttgaatgaattgtgataaacgttgaatagaacaatgtgaaaatcaCGCTTTTGCATAGTacgtagcgaaaatcaacaaggtaaagaaaaagatctcattttcgaaaagggaaaattaggcagtttttaaaaacaaccaatgaaaaaagcacttacaaaagcttttaaaatactaaaataagcctctttaagctctttttaaaaatactatgcaCTATGTTATAACTAATGTGCATGGCTTAGTACactccaaaattaaaaataatttggagaACGAAGAAAACcagaaaacatatttcaataactggaaatttttaacattttctaataatgtaagtccaaaataaaacaatcttatTTACACAGGGTACTTGAATTAATCAACAACAACACAACAAAATGGTAGGTCCTTCTTCTTGACTAGCTAAGTGTAATTCAGAGTTCGTTCATTAGAAAACAACAAATTTCCAACACAATCGAGCTACCGGGTCTTGCCCAACTTTTTcccttcattaatttaattaaaaatataaatacttaaaattcacTTTACTGCATTTGTATTTGAATGAGAGGAACTgccttttcaaaataaaacaagaaagcaaaaacttactttattcTGTTTATTAGTTGCAGTCTGAATCCAGACTTGTActtcagaaactttttttttatgaattgcaaGCTCttcctaaaaagaaaatagctcatcaaacttaattattttttacagaaacatattaaataaaatatgaaatattaattttgagaaaatcttcttaagtataagaaaatttttattaaacttctttatcgaaatttttattatatctaggtaaaagaagaaaaaaaatcaagcaaattttACTACAGTAGAGAACCCATTATCCGGAACGATTGGCACCATCGCTATTCCGAATGACTGATTTTCCAGTTTTCTAAATCGCTacaaaatgcagtttttttattgtcaaacccaactaaaaaaaaaaatttatttagaaataattttaaaaagaaggaataatgataaagtaaaaataaagctggaaactatatttttcctcagttcacataag from Parasteatoda tepidariorum isolate YZ-2023 unplaced genomic scaffold, CAS_Ptep_4.0 HiC_scaffold_714, whole genome shotgun sequence encodes:
- the LOC107442197 gene encoding uncharacterized protein isoform X7 translates to MVSKGTSLKRKHKDLFQGGNDNSEHYSTWVEEFSPTNVVFLFNHTSVRKGDLLNICFLIIWPLSKGSHYCQLLAEELAIHKKKVSEVQVWIQTATNKQNKECFLILSGPPGVGKTATVKALSKSLDIELFTWSNKHQENAKNTYDGLFCFGDQIATRETQAQSFSRFLLQSSKYFLYSNGVSKCFYKRSNTASLHSKVSNCQIASLSLKV
- the LOC107442197 gene encoding cell cycle checkpoint protein RAD17 isoform X4, which codes for MVSKGTSLKRKHKDLFQGGNDNSEHYSTWVEEFSPTNVVFLFNHTSVRKGDLLNICFLIIWPLSKGSHYCQLLAEELAIHKKKVSEVQVWIQTATNKQNKECFLILSGPPGVGKTATVKALSKSLDIELFTWSNKHQENAKNTYDGLFCFGDQIATRETQAQSFSRFLLQSSKYFLYSNGKRIILIEEFPNAFIRDPTLLHCILRYLTVKLLPCP
- the LOC107442197 gene encoding cell cycle checkpoint protein RAD17 isoform X12, which gives rise to MKEELAIHKKKVSEVQVWIQTATNKQNKECFLILSGPPGVGKTATVKALSKSLDIELFTWSNKHQENAKNTYDGLFCFGDQIATRETQAQSFSRFLLQSSKYFLYSNGKRIILIEEFPNAFIRDPTLLHCILRRYAVQSYHPVIFIISDNDEGSLLPKDLQFSLKIKNIR
- the LOC107442197 gene encoding uncharacterized protein isoform X2; this encodes MVSKGTSLKRKHKDLFQGGNDNSEHYSTWVEEFSPTNVVFLFNHTSVRKGDLLNICFLIIWPLSKGSHYCQLLAEELAIHKKKVSEVQVWIQTATNKQNKECFLILSGPPGVGKTATVKALSKSLDIELFTWSNKHQENAKNTYDGLFCFGDQIATRETQAQSFSRFLLQSSKYFLYSNGVSKCFYKRSNTASLHSKCLFSKGGTLFSLIIQSFSSLVIMMKVLFCLRICSFL
- the LOC107442197 gene encoding uncharacterized protein isoform X6; its protein translation is MVSKGTSLKRKHKDLFQGGNDNSEHYSTWVEEFSPTNVVFLFNHTSVRKGDLLNICFLIIWPLSKGSHYCQLLAEELAIHKKKVSEVQVWIQTATNKQNKECFLILSGPPGVGKTATVKALSKSLDIELFTWSNKHQENAKNTYDGLFCFGDQIATRETQAQSFSRFLLQSSKYFLYSNGGTLFSLIIQSFSSLVIMMKVLFCLRICSFL
- the LOC107442197 gene encoding cell cycle checkpoint protein RAD17 isoform X10, with product MVSKGTSLKRKHKDLFQGGNDNSEHYSTWVEEFSPTNVEELAIHKKKVSEVQVWIQTATNKQNKECFLILSGPPGVGKTATVKALSKSLDIELFTWSNKHQENAKNTYDGLFCFGDQIATRETQAQSFSRFLLQSSKYFLYSNGVSKCFYKRSNTASLHSKCLFSKGGTLFSLIIQSFSSLVIMMKVLFCLRICSFL
- the LOC107442197 gene encoding cell cycle checkpoint protein RAD17 isoform X1; this encodes MVSKGTSLKRKHKDLFQGGNDNSEHYSTWVEEFSPTNVVFLFNHTSVRKGDLLNICFLIIWPLSKGSHYCQLLAEELAIHKKKVSEVQVWIQTATNKQNKECFLILSGPPGVGKTATVKALSKSLDIELFTWSNKHQENAKNTYDGLFCFGDQIATRETQAQSFSRFLLQSSKYFLYSNGKRIILIEEFPNAFIRDPTLLHCILRRYAVQSYHPVIFIISDNDEGSLLPKDLQFSLKIKNIR
- the LOC107442197 gene encoding cell cycle checkpoint protein RAD17 isoform X3, which gives rise to MVSKGTSLKRKHKDLFQGGNDNSEHYSTWVEEFSPTNVVFLFNHTSVRKGDLLNICFLIIWPLSKGSHYCQLLAEELAIHKKKVSEVQVWIQTATNKQNKECFLILSGPPGVGKTATVKALSKSLDIELFTWSNKHQENAKNTYDGLFCFGDQIATRETQAQSFSRFLLQSSKYFLYSNGKRIILIEEFPNAFIRDPTLLHCILSVCSQKEVRCSVLSSSHFHH
- the LOC107442197 gene encoding cell cycle checkpoint protein RAD17 isoform X8; this encodes MVSKGTSLKRKHKDLFQGGNDNSEHYSTWVEEFSPTNVEELAIHKKKVSEVQVWIQTATNKQNKECFLILSGPPGVGKTATVKALSKSLDIELFTWSNKHQENAKNTYDGLFCFGDQIATRETQAQSFSRFLLQSSKYFLYSNGKRIILIEEFPNAFIRDPTLLHCILRRYAVQSYHPVIFIISDNDEGSLLPKDLQFSLKIKNIR
- the LOC107442197 gene encoding uncharacterized protein isoform X5; translation: MVSKGTSLKRKHKDLFQGGNDNSEHYSTWVEEFSPTNVVFLFNHTSVRKGDLLNICFLIIWPLSKGSHYCQLLAEELAIHKKKVSEVQVWIQTATNKQNKECFLILSGPPGVGKTATVKALSKSLDIELFTWSNKHQENAKNTYDGLFCFGDQIATRETQAQSFSRFLLQSSKYFLYSNGVSKCFYKRSNTASLHSKEVRCSVLSSSHFHH
- the LOC107442197 gene encoding cell cycle checkpoint protein RAD17 isoform X11, encoding MVPIVPDNGFSTVEELAIHKKKVSEVQVWIQTATNKQNKECFLILSGPPGVGKTATVKALSKSLDIELFTWSNKHQENAKNTYDGLFCFGDQIATRETQAQSFSRFLLQSSKYFLYSNGKRIILIEEFPNAFIRDPTLLHCILRRYAVQSYHPVIFIISDNDEGSLLPKDLQFSLKIKNIR